A genomic window from Xenorhabdus cabanillasii includes:
- a CDS encoding FAD-dependent monooxygenase, producing MNRQLKVIVIGAGIGGLTAAIVLRRIGCVVEVYEQAPTLRTAGSGLSVMSNAVAALSSIGINLKLERFGAPIKCFEIRNNRDRLIRKLPIPEISSSNGFDSVCISRKALQEALLQQLDQNIIHVGAKVTEISERDDGISVRFADGREAHGDLLIGADGIYSFVRDYIQGNKPVRPADYICWLAITRYQHPQITPGYVGHYWGAGKRIGLIDIDGGEVYWWGTANMHTEQASKWQGNNQDILTYYEGWPSIVSDIILQTPSENIISVSAQDRPFSPLWGKGRITLLGDAAHPMLTSLGQGAGMAIEDAAVLGHVFRQQSDPISALRQYERIRIPRAEMLVNTSRMLSETEQEDRMFHCLKRDLSLRFVPTKNLKKSLENSLNFPVEDLRA from the coding sequence ATGAATCGTCAGTTAAAAGTGATTGTCATTGGGGCAGGAATTGGTGGATTAACGGCTGCTATAGTGTTACGGCGAATTGGCTGTGTTGTTGAAGTTTATGAACAGGCGCCAACTTTACGTACAGCAGGTTCAGGTTTGTCTGTGATGTCTAATGCTGTTGCTGCTTTATCCTCTATTGGTATTAATCTGAAATTGGAGCGCTTTGGTGCTCCCATTAAGTGTTTTGAAATCAGGAATAACCGGGATCGTCTGATACGCAAATTACCAATACCTGAAATTTCGTCTTCTAATGGATTCGATAGTGTTTGTATATCACGTAAAGCATTGCAGGAAGCTCTGCTACAGCAACTTGATCAGAATATTATACATGTCGGCGCTAAAGTCACCGAAATTTCCGAGAGGGATGATGGTATTTCTGTCCGTTTTGCTGATGGCAGAGAAGCACATGGAGATTTACTCATTGGTGCTGATGGGATCTACTCTTTTGTTCGCGATTATATCCAGGGGAATAAGCCAGTTCGTCCAGCCGATTATATCTGTTGGCTGGCTATTACCCGTTATCAACATCCGCAGATAACACCTGGTTACGTTGGTCATTATTGGGGAGCAGGAAAACGAATAGGTTTGATTGATATAGATGGAGGTGAAGTATACTGGTGGGGAACTGCAAACATGCATACTGAGCAGGCCAGCAAATGGCAAGGAAATAATCAAGACATCCTGACATATTATGAGGGATGGCCGTCTATTGTTTCTGATATTATCTTACAAACTCCATCCGAAAATATCATTTCTGTCTCTGCACAAGACAGGCCTTTTTCACCCTTATGGGGAAAAGGCAGAATTACGCTTTTAGGAGATGCGGCTCATCCTATGTTGACAAGCCTTGGTCAAGGTGCGGGTATGGCTATCGAAGACGCTGCTGTTTTAGGGCATGTATTCAGGCAGCAGTCAGATCCAATTTCTGCTCTGCGTCAATATGAAAGAATTCGTATTCCAAGGGCTGAAATGTTAGTTAATACATCAAGAATGCTGAGTGAAACTGAGCAAGAGGATCGTATGTTTCATTGTTTGAAAAGAGATCTGTCCTTACGGTTTGTGCCAACGAAAAATCTCAAAAAAAGTCTCGAAAACTCATTAAATTTTCCTGTAGAAGATCTTAGAGCATAA
- a CDS encoding coniferyl aldehyde dehydrogenase: protein MTELINTKFEALRQAWEQNRPDEYQRRDDLLCLRANFKASLNEMVEAVSYDFGHRSSHESIMAEAIIVLKEIDLCLRYLKKWIKPQRRKAGWQLWPAKAEIRYVPLGVVGIMAPWNYPVNLTLTPLIAALAAGNHAFIKPSEHTPHTNAYLEKLLSKIFPENRVSIAQGGADIAAAFSALPFDHLFFTGSRAIGKKVMAAAAQNLTPVTLELGGKSPALIAPDADLKKAAARIITGKLFNSGQTCIAPDYVLLPESEIESFIAEVKKQISQRYPQPNNFPDYTSIINNNQYQRLIKLLEDASIRGHQIIPLMPLIDPKQALEQRILVPTLVLNPNDDSAIMQEEIFGPLIPIKTYRSYDEAIHYIASRDRPLAFYCFSKNNKQIEAALLHIVAGSICINDTLYQFACTGLPFGGVGPSGMGQYHGYEGFKTFSKAMPVLRKYNLALTDQLRPPYGKRINMIIRFLTR from the coding sequence ATGACAGAATTAATCAACACCAAATTTGAAGCACTGCGCCAAGCATGGGAACAGAACCGACCTGATGAATACCAACGCCGAGATGATCTGCTGTGTTTGCGAGCAAATTTTAAAGCCAGCCTGAATGAAATGGTGGAAGCGGTTTCCTACGATTTCGGCCACCGTTCCAGCCACGAGAGCATAATGGCAGAAGCGATAATTGTGTTGAAAGAAATTGATCTTTGTCTGCGGTATCTTAAAAAATGGATAAAACCGCAAAGACGTAAGGCCGGATGGCAATTGTGGCCGGCAAAGGCTGAAATACGTTATGTACCGCTTGGAGTTGTTGGCATTATGGCACCGTGGAACTATCCGGTTAATCTGACTCTCACACCATTAATAGCAGCTCTTGCTGCGGGTAATCATGCATTTATCAAACCTTCGGAACATACGCCGCATACCAATGCCTATTTAGAAAAACTTCTAAGCAAAATTTTTCCTGAAAACCGTGTCAGTATTGCACAAGGCGGAGCAGATATTGCAGCCGCTTTTTCTGCCTTACCCTTTGATCACCTGTTTTTCACTGGCTCCAGGGCGATCGGTAAAAAAGTAATGGCTGCTGCCGCACAAAATCTCACTCCTGTTACGCTGGAACTTGGAGGTAAGTCTCCAGCACTCATTGCCCCCGATGCCGATCTGAAAAAAGCGGCTGCCCGCATTATAACCGGAAAGCTTTTCAATTCTGGACAAACCTGCATAGCACCAGATTATGTATTATTGCCGGAAAGCGAAATTGAGTCGTTTATTGCAGAGGTTAAGAAACAGATTTCACAACGCTATCCCCAACCAAACAACTTTCCAGACTATACAAGCATTATCAATAACAACCAGTATCAACGTCTTATCAAATTGCTTGAAGATGCAAGCATACGCGGTCATCAGATTATTCCGCTTATGCCTCTTATTGATCCGAAGCAAGCGCTTGAGCAACGTATTCTTGTTCCTACGCTAGTTCTAAACCCTAATGATGACAGTGCTATCATGCAGGAAGAAATTTTTGGTCCACTGATACCGATTAAAACCTACCGCTCTTATGATGAAGCAATCCATTATATTGCAAGCCGTGATCGCCCATTGGCCTTTTATTGTTTCAGCAAAAATAACAAGCAAATTGAGGCTGCTTTATTGCACATTGTTGCAGGTAGCATTTGCATCAATGACACGCTGTATCAATTTGCATGTACAGGTTTACCTTTTGGTGGCGTAGGTCCGAGCGGTATGGGGCAGTATCATGGCTATGAAGGCTTTAAAACCTTTTCCAAAGCCATGCCTGTTTTGCGCAAATACAATCTGGCACTGACAGATCAGCTACGTCCTCCCTATGGTAAGCGGATTAATATGATTATCCGTTTTTTAACACGATAA
- a CDS encoding lysoplasmalogenase, whose protein sequence is MSSNNCTSRHGLHNKIGLLYTFLSVSAIAGASLSTSVNPAWIWLHYLTKPTATALLVLWILLIRAPVSMRYRNAIALGLAFAVGGDFFLMLPKDYFLAGLFCFLLTHCAYIYALCCDSVYISDIKNNQLISKFIILRTVFIIFAVFIIFVVIALLAFIGLWNNLPNSMKMPVAIYAAILAFMAGLAVNRAIIYPFKSPTPPAQHAANIAALGGVFFAISDSMLAYGRFYFETPLSPLLVLGTYYIAQWCFARSVLRSDQ, encoded by the coding sequence ATGTCATCAAATAATTGCACTTCTCGGCATGGATTGCATAACAAAATCGGATTGCTTTATACATTCCTTTCAGTTAGCGCCATAGCAGGCGCTTCACTCAGTACTTCTGTAAATCCAGCATGGATTTGGCTCCACTATCTGACTAAGCCCACCGCCACAGCCCTATTAGTGCTTTGGATTCTGTTGATCCGTGCACCTGTCTCAATGCGTTATCGCAACGCCATTGCTTTGGGACTTGCATTTGCTGTAGGTGGTGATTTCTTTTTGATGTTACCGAAAGACTATTTTTTGGCCGGACTATTTTGCTTCCTGCTCACACATTGCGCTTACATTTATGCTCTATGTTGCGACAGTGTTTATATTTCTGATATTAAAAACAATCAGTTAATTTCAAAATTTATAATTCTTCGTACGGTTTTCATTATATTTGCAGTTTTTATCATATTTGTAGTAATCGCATTATTAGCATTCATCGGACTGTGGAATAATCTACCTAACAGCATGAAAATGCCGGTTGCCATCTATGCTGCGATTCTGGCTTTTATGGCCGGGTTAGCGGTTAATAGAGCAATTATTTATCCATTTAAAAGCCCGACACCTCCGGCACAACATGCAGCGAATATTGCAGCTCTTGGCGGTGTCTTTTTTGCTATCAGCGATAGCATGCTCGCTTATGGACGTTTTTACTTTGAAACTCCGTTAAGTCCGCTCTTGGTACTCGGCACTTATTATATAGCTCAATGGTGTTTTGCCAGATCTGTGCTGAGGAGTGATCAATGA